One genomic window of Eisenibacter elegans DSM 3317 includes the following:
- a CDS encoding TerB family tellurite resistance protein, whose amino-acid sequence MAELVPIPQKQYTCPYCHERPIEASLSIPYVRGLLIAYQIGYRRFMGCRSCLRKKALQEVGVSGLVGWFSITAAVVNPILISYNLGQAVFVRPTPKRLRRHLHQLGLPEHPGLFDLTAIAYAMAAKMVMADGTAEEAEISIAATLGRDWLPDFEENEFRQVLSYHRDLPEVKDMALILRDVLDEAGKEHLWQYLNAIAEADGKRAFAERKLLRIVAQNLKIKPKQLQNAQNTDSETSSVAD is encoded by the coding sequence ATGGCCGAGCTTGTTCCTATTCCCCAAAAACAATACACCTGCCCTTATTGCCACGAGCGCCCTATAGAGGCCAGTCTTAGCATTCCGTATGTACGGGGGCTGTTGATTGCCTATCAGATAGGGTATCGCCGATTTATGGGCTGCCGGTCTTGTTTGCGCAAAAAGGCACTGCAAGAAGTCGGCGTTTCGGGCTTGGTGGGCTGGTTTAGCATTACTGCCGCAGTAGTCAACCCGATTTTGATAAGTTACAACCTAGGACAGGCGGTATTTGTTCGTCCGACACCTAAGCGTTTGCGCCGTCATCTCCACCAATTAGGCTTGCCTGAACACCCGGGGCTTTTTGACCTGACCGCCATCGCCTATGCCATGGCGGCCAAGATGGTGATGGCTGACGGAACCGCCGAGGAGGCCGAAATCAGCATAGCCGCGACATTGGGCAGGGATTGGCTGCCTGACTTTGAGGAGAATGAGTTTCGCCAAGTCTTGAGTTATCATCGGGATTTACCCGAAGTAAAAGATATGGCCCTTATCTTGCGCGATGTCCTTGACGAAGCCGGAAAGGAGCACCTGTGGCAATATCTCAATGCCATTGCCGAAGCCGATGGCAAGCGTGCCTTTGCCGAACGAAAGTTGCTCCGAATAGTGGCTCAGAATCTTAAAATCAAACCCAAACAACTCCAAAATGCACAAAATACTGACTCCGAAACCTCATCTGTTGCTGATTAG
- a CDS encoding carboxymuconolactone decarboxylase family protein — translation MQTPLVNPVNNPKDAALQELVAFYNETLGFCPNSVLTMYHRPEIAYAFINLNKAVMANHGRVSSALKRLIGYITSNATGCRYCQAHTIRAAERYGAEAEQLAHIWEFRTHPAFSLAERAALELALAAATVPNAVDEAVAQEVRKYWNEGEIVEMMGVVALFGYLNRWNDSMGTQLEEEAASSGQQWLGNRGWSAGKHQYGE, via the coding sequence ATGCAAACACCATTAGTCAACCCTGTAAATAATCCAAAGGACGCTGCCTTACAAGAGCTCGTTGCTTTTTATAATGAAACGCTGGGTTTTTGCCCCAATAGTGTTCTGACAATGTACCATCGACCTGAGATTGCCTATGCCTTTATCAACCTTAACAAGGCTGTCATGGCAAACCACGGACGGGTGAGCAGTGCGCTCAAACGCCTGATAGGTTATATTACGAGCAATGCCACAGGGTGCAGGTATTGCCAAGCCCATACAATCAGGGCTGCTGAGCGTTATGGAGCCGAGGCCGAACAATTGGCACATATATGGGAGTTTAGAACTCACCCAGCTTTCAGCCTTGCAGAGCGTGCTGCCTTGGAACTGGCATTGGCTGCGGCTACAGTACCCAATGCTGTCGATGAGGCTGTTGCTCAGGAAGTGCGTAAATACTGGAACGAAGGCGAAATTGTAGAAATGATGGGTGTAGTAGCGCTTTTTGGATACCTTAACCGATGGAATGATTCCATGGGTACGCAGCTCGAAGAGGAGGCAGCCTCTTCTGGCCAACAATGGTTGGGTAACCGTGGTTGGTCTGCCGGAAAGCATCAGTATGGTGAGTAG